In one Aromatoleum aromaticum EbN1 genomic region, the following are encoded:
- a CDS encoding DUF4112 domain-containing protein, producing the protein MKGPPGVGREPFAASREGAHTREKLRALAWLLDSSIRLPGGFRIGVEALIGLVPFLGDAVGVLLSGYIVREAARLGMPRSVLLCMIGNVAIEGIVGVVPILGDVFDAAWKANQRNVQLLEQHVDDPAATTRSSRRLVALVIAGLLVVMLIFATISALIVKAILAAVGG; encoded by the coding sequence ATGAAGGGTCCCCCCGGTGTCGGGCGGGAGCCGTTCGCCGCTTCGCGCGAAGGCGCACACACGCGCGAGAAGCTTCGCGCGCTCGCGTGGCTGCTCGATAGTTCGATCCGGCTGCCCGGCGGATTTCGCATCGGCGTCGAGGCGCTGATCGGGCTGGTGCCCTTCCTCGGCGACGCCGTCGGCGTGCTGCTGTCGGGCTACATCGTTCGCGAGGCGGCGCGCCTCGGCATGCCGCGCAGCGTGCTGCTGTGCATGATCGGCAATGTCGCGATCGAAGGCATCGTCGGCGTCGTACCGATCCTCGGCGACGTTTTCGATGCCGCATGGAAGGCGAACCAGCGAAACGTGCAATTACTCGAACAGCACGTCGACGACCCCGCGGCAACCACCCGCAGCAGCCGCCGCCTCGTCGCGCTGGTCATCGCCGGGCTGCTCGTCGTGATGCTGATTTTCGCGACGATTTCCGCGCTGATCGTGAAGGCGATTCTTGCTGCGGTAGGAGGCTGA